Proteins from a single region of Chryseobacterium scophthalmum:
- a CDS encoding TonB-dependent receptor: MKNKSIFLLAGIATLYFNNTYAQETPQDSTRTASIDQVVITGNSNPKKKIESSTAISTFSAKEIQKQNPISAAALLQRVPGFAVETSGGEVGNNLFARGIPSAGAYEFVQVQEDGLPVFEDGALQFANADNFFRVDNSVSRLEALRGGSGSIFATNSPGGLINFITKEGGNDFKGTAKLETSTYGLMRTDVNVGGALVQDKLFFNVGGFYRTDDGIRKTGFKANQGGQIRMNLKYVFDKGYAKVYYKKLDDRNTFYLPIPLVQNGNDLKEFAGFDANYGTYSYRNISQLNIPQAGGGFFSRNLEDGIHPKVDVLGAEFKYDLGGNFSVLNKTRYTNINMNYTGIFPSGGPTSAADFARSYGITGNNFQYSSVSSGAVMSPAFVQKLGFWAIDKQMNNFVNDLQFSYKFDKGNVTAGFYKSNWKSHQNWNWSNILATASDNPELLNLVDTSLTPNSTGYSKTYNGVTEMSFLLRDSQVQGSLNDLYANLDYNITDQLSFNGGIRYSRDFYKGYGVNTTSGNLNNSGLTTDGTHSFLTTTADDNMSVLGNKFTYWNYDVNRVSFTTALNYKINSENAVYARFSNGFRSPNEEAYYNNMTDLSAIKPVTTNQLEVGYKYYSRTFDIAVIPFYSTLKNLSFTDVFSDGTSENKFANTTNFGVELEGYARLFNNLLEVTFNGTIQNPKYKDFVGNNADGTTFNYDDNTVRRMPKFYFNIAPAVNITKQWRAYASVNYYGKRFQDEKNAQTLPSFSEVGAGTSYQLGKIRFAVDGTNIFNTIGITEGDPRAGSPSGDGTIMARPIMGAAVRASITLDF, translated from the coding sequence ATGAAAAACAAATCAATTTTTTTGCTTGCCGGAATTGCTACGCTTTATTTCAATAATACGTATGCTCAGGAAACTCCACAGGATTCTACAAGAACTGCATCTATTGATCAGGTGGTAATAACGGGAAACTCAAATCCTAAAAAGAAAATAGAATCCAGTACTGCAATTTCTACGTTCAGTGCAAAGGAAATTCAGAAGCAAAACCCGATCAGTGCAGCAGCTTTGTTGCAAAGAGTTCCTGGTTTTGCCGTTGAAACTTCGGGTGGTGAAGTAGGAAATAATCTTTTTGCAAGAGGAATTCCGTCAGCTGGAGCATATGAATTTGTGCAGGTTCAGGAAGATGGTCTTCCGGTTTTTGAAGATGGAGCCTTACAGTTTGCAAATGCTGATAATTTTTTCCGTGTAGATAATTCTGTAAGTAGATTGGAAGCTTTGAGAGGAGGTTCAGGATCTATTTTTGCGACCAATTCTCCAGGAGGTTTGATTAACTTTATTACCAAAGAAGGTGGAAATGATTTCAAAGGAACTGCAAAACTGGAAACCAGTACTTACGGATTGATGCGTACGGATGTGAATGTTGGCGGAGCTTTGGTTCAGGATAAATTGTTTTTTAATGTAGGAGGTTTTTACAGAACAGATGACGGAATCAGAAAAACTGGTTTTAAGGCTAATCAGGGCGGACAAATCAGAATGAATCTGAAATATGTTTTCGACAAAGGATATGCAAAAGTGTATTACAAAAAATTAGACGACAGAAATACTTTCTATCTTCCAATTCCTTTGGTGCAAAATGGAAATGATCTGAAAGAATTTGCTGGTTTTGATGCCAATTATGGAACGTACAGCTACAGAAATATCAGTCAGTTAAATATTCCACAAGCGGGTGGAGGATTTTTCAGCAGAAATTTAGAAGACGGAATTCATCCGAAAGTTGATGTTTTGGGAGCTGAATTTAAATATGATCTGGGTGGGAATTTCTCTGTTTTAAATAAGACAAGATACACCAATATCAATATGAATTATACCGGAATTTTCCCTTCAGGAGGACCAACTTCAGCTGCAGATTTTGCAAGAAGTTATGGAATTACGGGAAATAATTTCCAATATTCTTCCGTAAGTTCTGGTGCAGTTATGAGTCCGGCTTTTGTTCAGAAATTAGGTTTCTGGGCGATCGATAAGCAGATGAATAATTTTGTAAACGACTTACAGTTCAGTTATAAATTTGATAAAGGAAATGTAACGGCAGGTTTCTATAAATCTAACTGGAAATCTCATCAAAATTGGAACTGGAGCAATATTTTAGCAACTGCTTCCGATAATCCTGAGTTGTTAAATTTAGTTGATACTTCACTTACGCCGAACAGTACAGGTTATTCTAAAACATACAATGGAGTTACAGAAATGTCTTTCCTGTTGAGGGATTCTCAGGTTCAGGGAAGTTTGAATGATCTATATGCGAACTTAGATTACAATATCACTGATCAATTAAGTTTCAACGGAGGAATTCGTTACAGTCGTGATTTCTACAAAGGTTATGGCGTAAACACCACTTCAGGAAATTTAAATAATTCAGGTTTAACGACAGACGGAACGCATAGTTTCTTAACGACCACTGCAGATGATAACATGTCCGTTTTGGGAAATAAATTCACCTATTGGAATTATGATGTCAACAGAGTTTCTTTTACAACGGCTTTAAATTATAAAATTAATTCAGAAAATGCGGTGTATGCTCGTTTTTCTAATGGTTTCAGATCTCCGAATGAAGAAGCGTATTACAATAATATGACGGATCTTTCAGCGATAAAACCAGTAACGACCAATCAGTTGGAAGTTGGATATAAATATTACTCAAGAACGTTTGATATTGCGGTGATTCCGTTCTATTCTACGTTGAAAAACCTATCATTTACCGATGTTTTCTCTGATGGAACTTCAGAAAATAAATTTGCCAACACCACCAATTTTGGGGTGGAATTAGAAGGTTATGCGAGATTATTTAATAATTTATTGGAAGTAACTTTTAACGGAACCATTCAAAATCCGAAATACAAAGATTTTGTAGGAAACAATGCAGATGGAACAACATTTAATTATGATGACAACACGGTAAGAAGAATGCCTAAGTTTTACTTTAATATTGCTCCGGCTGTGAATATTACAAAGCAATGGAGAGCGTATGCAAGTGTAAATTATTACGGAAAACGTTTCCAGGATGAGAAAAATGCGCAAACA
- a CDS encoding trehalase family glycosidase gives MNNQLYINEIQTLFDEVQRFQIFEDQKTMTDAVPLFSVAEINSKYENEKNAEGFDLKQFVLSNFDFLGIKISITRETQLPIDEHIEKLWDELTRTAYEEKGTLLKLPKPYIVPGGRFNEFFYWDSYFIMLGLQTSGRIEMMENIIENCSYLIQTVGFVPNASRTHFLSRSQPPYFSLMLDLLFETTKDENIYIKYYDTLEKEYAFWMNGEKDLENGSSIKRIVKTVDGDILNRYFDEENEPRPESYLIDIEDSENANEEFFRNIRSACESGWDFSSRWFADGDTIQTIETLDLAQVDLNSLLWHLENTLVRSSSFQNLSEKENYYSERATDRKQMIDKHFWDENSGTYKDYHMKKNIKTSSEHIAALYPLFLGLASEDQAKSVAKNIEEKFLYQGGLVTTTKNSGQQWDFPNAWAPYQWLGFKSMKNYGFDDLAEKIKSNWSSNVERVYRNTGKLMEKYNALDIETVAGGGEYPNQDGFGWTNGVYLKLKRN, from the coding sequence ATGAATAATCAACTATACATCAACGAAATTCAAACGCTTTTTGATGAGGTTCAAAGGTTTCAGATTTTTGAAGACCAAAAAACAATGACCGATGCGGTTCCATTATTTTCTGTTGCTGAAATTAATTCTAAATATGAAAATGAAAAAAATGCAGAAGGTTTTGATTTAAAACAATTTGTACTTTCTAATTTCGATTTTTTAGGAATTAAAATTTCAATTACAAGAGAAACACAATTACCGATTGATGAGCATATCGAAAAACTTTGGGACGAATTGACCAGAACAGCTTACGAAGAAAAAGGAACTTTATTAAAACTTCCAAAGCCTTATATTGTTCCTGGAGGGCGTTTTAACGAATTTTTTTATTGGGATAGCTATTTCATTATGTTGGGTTTGCAAACTTCCGGAAGAATAGAAATGATGGAAAATATCATTGAGAACTGTTCTTATTTAATTCAGACTGTCGGTTTTGTGCCGAATGCGAGCAGAACTCATTTCTTAAGTCGTTCTCAACCACCTTATTTTTCGTTAATGCTCGATTTGCTTTTTGAAACAACGAAAGATGAAAATATTTACATCAAATATTACGATACTTTAGAGAAGGAATATGCTTTCTGGATGAATGGTGAAAAAGATCTGGAGAACGGTTCAAGCATAAAAAGAATAGTGAAAACAGTTGATGGAGATATTTTAAACAGATATTTCGACGAAGAAAATGAACCGCGTCCCGAAAGTTATTTAATTGATATTGAAGATAGTGAAAATGCAAATGAAGAATTTTTCAGAAATATAAGAAGCGCCTGTGAATCGGGTTGGGATTTTTCAAGCAGATGGTTTGCAGACGGAGATACAATTCAGACGATTGAAACTTTAGATCTTGCTCAGGTTGATCTAAACAGTCTTTTATGGCATTTGGAAAACACTTTAGTAAGATCTTCATCATTTCAAAATTTATCTGAAAAAGAAAATTATTATTCAGAAAGAGCGACAGACAGAAAACAGATGATCGATAAACATTTTTGGGATGAAAACTCCGGAACTTATAAAGATTATCACATGAAAAAAAATATAAAAACTTCGTCTGAGCATATTGCAGCGCTTTATCCTTTATTTCTTGGTTTGGCGAGTGAAGATCAAGCAAAATCGGTTGCTAAAAATATTGAAGAAAAATTTCTTTATCAAGGTGGATTAGTTACCACGACCAAAAATTCCGGACAACAGTGGGATTTTCCAAATGCTTGGGCGCCTTATCAATGGTTGGGTTTTAAATCGATGAAAAATTATGGGTTTGATGATTTGGCTGAAAAAATTAAAAGTAATTGGTCTTCAAATGTTGAAAGAGTTTATAGGAATACCGGAAAATTAATGGAAAAATACAACGCTTTAGATATAGAAACTGTTGCAGGCGGAGGAGAATATCCCAATCAGGACGGCTTCGGATGGACGAACGGTGTTTATCTTAAACTAAAACGGAATTAA
- a CDS encoding MFS transporter has protein sequence MKNFNIKAVLFLNYFVFAILLNSVGTVILQMQQNFGITKSSASVLEGFKDLPIAICSFILASFLPKIGIKKSMLIALFLVSCMCFVMPFANDFWFFKLLFTIVGISFALIKISVFTSIGLVTNTDKEHSSFMGYLEGFFMIGVLAGNVLFSLFIDDHDPRSTHWLNVYWVLGGVSTLSFLFLFFTKLNESDAKSEKTDLLGDLKNSISLFSYKKVLFFLLCAFLFVLVEQSFQTWTPTFYKEILKVPTSMSIQAGAVLAGAFALGRFLSGFFSKKFSWIYVVSFCVVGFAISILLVLPLTHNIHINTNTNWFNAPLVVYLFPLMGGLLAPIYPSINSVILASIPKYLHSAMAGLIVVFSAIGGTVGSIITGFVFQEFSGQQAFYLSLIPLSLLIVSAVIMNKLKINPKK, from the coding sequence ATGAAAAATTTCAACATCAAGGCGGTTCTGTTTTTAAACTATTTCGTTTTTGCAATTCTTTTGAATTCGGTAGGAACGGTTATTTTACAGATGCAGCAAAACTTCGGAATTACAAAATCTTCAGCAAGTGTTTTAGAGGGTTTTAAAGATTTACCGATTGCAATTTGCTCATTTATTTTAGCATCGTTTTTACCGAAAATCGGGATTAAAAAATCAATGTTGATCGCATTGTTTTTGGTGAGCTGTATGTGTTTTGTGATGCCTTTTGCCAATGATTTCTGGTTTTTCAAATTATTGTTTACCATTGTTGGGATTTCTTTTGCGCTAATTAAAATTTCAGTTTTTACTTCAATCGGATTGGTGACCAATACAGATAAAGAACACTCAAGTTTTATGGGATATCTGGAAGGTTTTTTTATGATTGGAGTTTTAGCGGGAAATGTTTTATTTAGTCTTTTTATTGATGATCATGATCCTAGATCTACGCATTGGCTTAATGTTTATTGGGTTTTGGGTGGAGTTTCTACCTTGTCATTTTTGTTTTTATTCTTTACTAAGCTCAATGAAAGCGATGCAAAAAGTGAGAAAACAGATTTGCTTGGAGATTTAAAAAACAGCATTAGCTTATTCAGTTACAAAAAAGTATTGTTCTTTTTGCTGTGCGCTTTCCTTTTTGTTTTGGTGGAGCAAAGTTTCCAGACCTGGACGCCTACTTTTTATAAAGAAATTTTAAAAGTTCCGACCTCGATGTCTATTCAGGCAGGAGCAGTTTTAGCTGGAGCTTTTGCATTAGGAAGATTTTTATCAGGCTTTTTCTCTAAGAAATTCAGTTGGATCTATGTGGTTTCTTTCTGTGTTGTTGGCTTTGCAATAAGCATTCTTTTGGTCTTACCATTAACTCATAACATTCATATTAATACAAATACCAATTGGTTCAACGCTCCGCTCGTTGTGTATTTATTTCCATTAATGGGTGGATTGTTGGCTCCGATCTATCCGAGTATTAATTCTGTGATCTTAGCATCGATCCCAAAATATTTACACAGCGCAATGGCTGGTTTAATTGTCGTTTTTTCTGCAATCGGAGGTACGGTAGGTTCTATCATAACCGGTTTTGTATTTCAGGAATTCAGTGGACAACAGGCGTTTTATCTTTCATTAATTCCGCTTTCGCTACTGATTGTTTCTGCAGTTATCATGAATAAATTAAAAATAAATCCTAAAAAATAA
- a CDS encoding AraC family transcriptional regulator has protein sequence MKVTFERVIPNEKSSFRTIHNNSPISEFKWEYHYHPEIELVCVLSGSGTRHVGYHKSNYTNGDLVLIGSNIPHSGFGLNSIDPHEEIVLQFKQEILQFPEQEVEARSIKDLLELSKYGIKFHRKIKKAMIPKLRLMLESEGYKRYLLLLEILFELSQSKDYELLNNEIMPYTIISKNKTRLENIFTFVEHNYDKEINIEDVAKLANLTLPAFCNFFKKATQITFTEFVNRYRINKACLLMAQDKSISECSYSCGFNNVSYFNRMFKKYTEKTPSEFMKNFSHSKVNVDLKVEEPKIKIGF, from the coding sequence ATGAAAGTTACATTTGAACGAGTGATCCCCAATGAAAAGAGTTCTTTTCGGACGATCCATAATAACTCTCCTATTTCAGAATTCAAATGGGAATATCATTATCATCCCGAAATTGAGCTTGTCTGTGTACTTTCCGGGAGCGGAACACGTCACGTCGGTTATCATAAAAGCAATTATACCAATGGTGATTTGGTTTTGATCGGTTCAAATATTCCACATTCCGGATTTGGTTTAAATTCAATTGATCCACATGAAGAAATTGTACTCCAGTTCAAACAGGAAATTTTGCAGTTTCCAGAACAGGAAGTTGAAGCAAGATCCATCAAAGACTTACTGGAGCTTTCTAAATATGGTATAAAATTTCACCGAAAAATCAAAAAAGCAATGATTCCAAAATTGAGATTGATGCTGGAATCTGAAGGCTACAAAAGATATTTACTGTTGCTTGAAATCCTTTTTGAACTTTCACAATCTAAAGATTACGAGCTTTTGAATAACGAAATCATGCCTTACACCATCATTTCAAAAAATAAAACGAGGCTTGAAAATATTTTCACGTTTGTAGAACACAATTACGACAAAGAAATCAATATTGAAGATGTCGCTAAATTGGCAAATCTTACACTTCCCGCATTCTGTAATTTCTTTAAAAAGGCAACTCAGATCACCTTTACAGAGTTTGTAAATAGATATCGTATCAACAAAGCATGCTTATTAATGGCGCAGGATAAAAGTATTTCTGAATGTAGCTACAGTTGCGGTTTTAACAATGTTAGTTATTTCAACAGAATGTTTAAAAAATATACAGAAAAAACACCTTCAGAGTTTATGAAGAATTTCTCGCACAGTAAAGTGAATGTAGATTTGAAGGTTGAAGAACCTAAAATAAAAATTGGATTTTAA